A part of Aegilops tauschii subsp. strangulata cultivar AL8/78 chromosome 2, Aet v6.0, whole genome shotgun sequence genomic DNA contains:
- the LOC141042052 gene encoding uncharacterized protein: MSRAVVPLNFNAFLEKAKLKDDGSNYTDWVRNLRIILIAAWKNYVVEAPLGARPAAGATSDVMNVWQRKADDYSIVQCAMLYGLEPGLQRRFEHHGAYEMFQELKLIFQANARIERYEVSNKFYSCKMEENSSVSEHILKMSGYNNHLIQLGVNLPDDSVIDRILQSLPPSYKSFVMNYNMQGMDKTIPELFAMLKAAEVEIKKEHQVLMVNKTTSFKKKGKGKKKGNFKKNSKQVAAQKKKPKSGPKPETECFYCKQTGHSKRNCPKYLADKKDGKVNKGTTD, translated from the exons atgtcccgtgctgttgttccgttgaattttaatgcgttccttgagaaagcaaagttgaaagatgatggtagcaattacacggactgggtccgtaacttgaggattatcctcattgctgcatggAAGAATTACGTcgtggaagcaccgctaggtgccagacctgctgcaggagcaacatcagatgttatgaacgtctggcagagaaaagctgatgactactcgatagttcagtgtgccatgctttacggcttagaaccgggacttcaacgacgttttgaacatcatggagcatatgagatgttccaggagttgaagctaatatttcaagcaaatgctcggattgagagatatgaagtctccaataagttctacagttgtaagatggaggagaatagttctgtcagtgagcatatactcaaaatgtctgggtataacaatcacttgattcaactgggagttaaccttccggatgatagcgtcattgacagaattcttcaatcactgccaccaagctacaagagcttcgtgatgaactataacatgcaagggatggataagacaattcctgagctcttcgcaatgctaaaggctgcggaggtagaaatcaagaaggagcatcaagtgttgatggtcaacaagaccaccagtttcaagaaaaagggcaaagggaagaagaaggggaacttcaagaagaacagcaaacaagttgctgctcagaagaagaaacccaagtctggacctaagcctgagactgagtgcttctactgcaaacagactggtcactcgaaacggaactgccccaagtatttggcggataagaaggatggcaaggtgaacaaag ggactacggattaa